The Deinococcus sp. Leaf326 genomic sequence ACAGGGCCGCGCCCGCACCCAGCAGCCGGGGCTTCATGTAGCGCAGCTGCGCCAGCTCGACCTGCAGGCGCGACTCGACGCCCTGCGCGTGCAGCGCGAAGATGTCCAGAATGAGCTGCGTGCGGTCGATGACCTTGAGGCCGGTGGCCGCCTCGATCTCGCGCGCCTGGGCCGGCCCGAGTTCCTGCCCGAAGATGAGCAGGTCGGCGTCGAGGTGGTAGGCCCGGCTGGTGAGTTCTTCGAGCTTGCCCGCCCCGACCAGTGTGCCGGCCTTGAGGTTGCGCCGGAAGACGAGTTCCTTGTACACGACCTCGGCCCCGGCGGTGCGGGCCAGTTCGCTCAGCTCTTCCAGCCGTTCCTCGGCGTCGAATTCGCCCTGGTCGATCTGGACCAGCAGCGCACGCTCGCGGTCTTTTTTCGCTTCGCGGGTGCTCGCGGCGCGCGCGATTTCTTCCTCGAGCGCCGACACCTGCGCGCCCAGATCGAACTCGTCGATCTGGAAGGCGGGGACAGGCGGCAGGATGCGCCAGTCTTCTTCCTCGCCGACCGTGCCGGGCGGGGTCAGGTGCGCCGTGTGCACGAGGCCGGGCTGGCCCTCGTTCCGGACCTCGATGGCCGACACGGCGTCCAGGCGCCCGAGGAACAGCGCCGAGAGGTCGCTCTTGCTCAGCGCCCCGCCGCGCGGGTGGGTATGCAGCAGGTGAAAGCCCGCCAGCCGGTTTTCGCCCTGGCGCAGGTCGGGTAGTTCGGCGGCCTTGGCGTCGGCCACGCTGACCGAGATCACGCGGCCCCGGCGGTCGATCAGGACGCTGACCTCGCGCCGCACGTCACTCGACAACTCCGCGAGGTTACGCGCGAGTTCCGGCGAACCGACGCGGCCGGGTTCGATCCGGCGGCGGTAGAGGTTGCCCAGGGCCTTGAGCTGGGCCGGGCGCAGGCCCGAGATGTTGCCAAGCACTTTATCTATAAGGAGTCACTTCCTTCGAGTTTGGGAAAAGAGAGAACGCTGTCC encodes the following:
- the hflX gene encoding GTPase HflX; its protein translation is MLGNISGLRPAQLKALGNLYRRRIEPGRVGSPELARNLAELSSDVRREVSVLIDRRGRVISVSVADAKAAELPDLRQGENRLAGFHLLHTHPRGGALSKSDLSALFLGRLDAVSAIEVRNEGQPGLVHTAHLTPPGTVGEEEDWRILPPVPAFQIDEFDLGAQVSALEEEIARAASTREAKKDRERALLVQIDQGEFDAEERLEELSELARTAGAEVVYKELVFRRNLKAGTLVGAGKLEELTSRAYHLDADLLIFGQELGPAQAREIEAATGLKVIDRTQLILDIFALHAQGVESRLQVELAQLRYMKPRLLGAGAALSRIGGGGGSAGGGAIGTRGPGETKLELDRRRINDRLAFLEKQLESVAQRREERRKSRERNDVPVVSIVGYTNAGKSTLLNAFTHAAEEPRRVLAENKLFATLRPTSRQGYLEGIGPVVLTDTVGFIRDLPKDLTRAFRSTLEEIGDADVLLHVVDAAGPGADTRLDAVNRILEELGFVDMPTVVALNKADAADPDTLARERERTEGIPVSALRNIGLADLKEALADAIGQVQRRELARQEEVRALAAEWH